From the Trifolium pratense cultivar HEN17-A07 linkage group LG4, ARS_RC_1.1, whole genome shotgun sequence genome, the window ggggtaaacgaaaatttgcttattttgcaggggggtaaatgatcatttaccctattattttaaatgtaattaaatttgatttaattgtatatttggtctctagtatttattttaagttttaatttggatCCTTAcatttaaaagtttcaagttagcctttaatttttgtaaattttttgtttaagtcATCCATGTGGCTGACAAATTTGCATATATGGACAATTTAGAAAGGTGTCACATAAAGTTTTAGataaaattaactcaaaatataATGGAAAGCTAgacaaaattaactcaaaatttaaagaaaatgacGAACTTATGTTGATATATATGTAAACGTATGAGACGCAATAACTGGTCATTTTTTAATTGGACGGTCCAAATTAATTAATGCATAGACGAAATAACTATGTTACATCCGATTCCAAAATATTACCCATCTGtttcaaaataaatgacctatttTTTACTTTATCTACTATTAGCATGATCTtctttgaccgtatttttctactaatatgtaTATGCAAATATTAGCATACGAGATATTGcttgatttgtctcgatgagtattttcaaaatatataatttttataatttttaataataaataatttttttttggtacatagacgaaatgacaagccattgaaaactcacacacacaaagtggagggaCCGGGGATCGAACCCCAGTCATGGCATTCGACACTAACAATTTCGGCACTTCTGCcggttgagctaggatttgtggacaataataaataatttaagatattaatgattaaaattgtgcattgacaaACATAAATGTGGTCAACTAGATAATTTATTTTGGAACGGAGTGAGTAAGATCCAGAAAATAATACTAagaaatgataaaattgagATTATAaatgttaatcagtttggtcatattcggaccttttttttagggaccaaactgattaacggatatgtctttaatagacctatttggacctttttttttctttaagggacctattcagacatttttttctttaagtgaccgatctgaaacaaaaaatatctttaaggaatcattttactaatttaagACTTAACTTTAAATTGTCTTTATATCTATtacatatataaaaaggatGCAAGAGTTTGGgctgaatttttattaataccTATTTTACCCTCACTTACTTGGTTGGTTATCAAACTACACCCATCAAATATGGTAACTGCATACCACAGTTGTGTTATTCAAGTTTAATAAAATTGCACTTAAGTAAACAAACTAACTTTACCCTGATAATTGAAAGCAGAACCGCATACAAATTATGCTTCTTAACCAAATAACAAGGTATTCATTGTGCCATACAATTTCTTTGTGGAAGTAAAAGAAGATCAAATCAACCAATTTTCTCTGCTCTCTATTATACAATACAGGTGCATACTATTTGTTTAAtatactaaaaaatataatcttCCTACTTTGAAGGAAATCACGTCTGTGTAGGAATGAAAATCAACACCCATCATTAATCGTGTGTTTCGTGTTTCTCTATCCCCTACTAAACCAGGTACTGGTTTAGTCATTGCTGTCAAGAGGCTTAACCAAAAAAGCAGTCAGGGGCATATTGAATGGTtgcactagtagaaaaatgacttttggataagggattccactactggtatgtgaataccagtagtgaaacacatttgaccaaaggattccactactgatatttgaataccagtagtgaaaagttcatagacaAGAGATTTGACTACTGGTTTTCTTAAATCGgtagtgaaaagtagacacggtggcaatgttgtaattacgttgaaatttgttttaattggatttcactactgATGTGGTTTTCCACGGTAGTTAAATCTCTTAACTTAGAATTATATGCTGTGTTTTCATTCAATTCATTCATATACGCATGCGTTCGTTTTCATCCAAACGCAGTGACTTCGCGAAACGCAGTgacttcgtcttcttcgtcttcGTTCCACAAATCCCAAATCGTGTGACTTTGAAATCCCAAATCGTCGCCACCtctcttcctctctctctctctctctctctctctctcggtGTTTCCGATTCAGGTTCGTTCACAATTCGGCGTTTCAGATTCAGGTTTGTTCACGATTCGGTTTTTCCGATCCAGGTTCTTTTTCACCGCATCATGTTTAGATTCACGTTTCCTTCAAGCTTCAGATTCATGATTCACATTTTCACCACAGCTCTGATTTCACCTTCAAGCTGCAGATTCATTCTTCCTCATCAACCTTCAAGCTTCAGATTCATTCTCTGATTTCACCTTCAGCTTCAATCTTCATAATTCAGGTTCATTTGATTAAATTTGGTAATTAGGTTCACTTAgtttaatatgattttgaaaTCTGGTAATTAggtttttgaaatttcaatgtTGTTCAAATAGGTTTTTGAAACCCTATTTTAGTTCTATTATAGTGATATCTTTCCTATTAGAATGCTTAATTTGTGGTTAATTGGTTAATAGTATAATCATAGTTCACACTCAAACATTTAAAATGTTATCAAATTTTGGACTTAACAAATTAAGGCCACAAGTTTTGACTAATATTTTCACTAGGAGGTCTTTGATGTTAATAATTTCTAATATTCATTGGATAATTCATAGCAATATGATAAATACAATTTCTAATACAATGTGTAATCCCTTCTAGAACCGTCGCTCATTTAGAcatattcaatttttaatacaatttctTTGGACTATTTTAGCTTAAGATATTATTGGAGAATGGATTGATTTGTCTAGTGCATATATGCTTTGGTTAGGGCAATTGAGAGCAAATCTCTTGAGGTTGATCAGCAATGACTAACTTTAGATATGTTTTACTTTTGCTAAAATTCTTAATGGTATACCCTTTTACAATTAGTATCTTCT encodes:
- the LOC123921353 gene encoding uncharacterized protein LOC123921353 isoform X4; amino-acid sequence: MRSFSSKRSDFAKRSDFVFFVFVPQIPNRVTLKSQIVATSLPLSLSLSLSLGVSDSGSFTIRRFRFSSDFTFKLQIHSSSSTFKLQIHSLISPSASIFIIQNKNNIVNEENELDFGEICEETILRRLRRLDWNPWM